A part of Periplaneta americana isolate PAMFEO1 chromosome 17, P.americana_PAMFEO1_priV1, whole genome shotgun sequence genomic DNA contains:
- the LOC138693013 gene encoding mpv17-like protein, whose amino-acid sequence MSGVFSRVLVFFNKYPMSRGVATYAVIWPVSNLCQQAITGKENFDFRQALRYCAFGALYVAPTLHYWVKFSGLMWPQMTLKIALTKAFVEQFTYGPFSNVSFFYVMSLLEGKSFGGAANEVKAKFWPTYQVGVCVWPVAQTINFALVPEKNRVIFVGFCSMIWTCFLAYMKQLERKNLETPHLHNSV is encoded by the exons ATGAGTGGTGTATTTTCAAGAgtgcttgttttcttcaacaAGTATCCCATGTCAAGAGGAGTTGCAACGTATGCAGTAATTTGGCCTGTATCGAATTTGTGTCAGCAGGCCATAACTGGGAAAGAGAACTTCGATTTTCGACAGGCTCTCCGTTACTGCGCATTTGGTGCATTGTATGTCGCACCTACACTTCATTATTGGGTTAAATTTTCAGGATTGATGTGGCCACAGATGACTCTCAAAATTGCTTTAACAAAG GCCTTTGTGGAACAATTTACGTATGGTCCATTTTCCAATGTATCATTCTTTTATGTAATGAGTCTCTTGGAAGGAAAATCATTTGGTGGAGCAGCAAACGAAGTCAAAGCAAAGTTTTGGCCGACTTATCAA GTTGGAGTTTGTGTTTGGCCAGTTGCTCAAACCATCAACTTTGCTCTAGTCCCAGAAAAAAATCGAGTTATATTTGTTGGGTTTTGTAGCATGATCTGGACATGCTTCTTAGCATACATGAAGCAGTTGGAAAGGAAGAATTTAGAGACTCCTCATCTACATAATAGTGTTTAG